The sequence ACATTTCAGTGAAGGCGCGCATTTTGCACATTTCTTCTACAAAACGAATTCCAGCGTTTACAAAGAATGAAATTCGACCCACACACTGCTCAAATTCGTCATCAGAAAAACAATTTCTTTCTTTGATGGCATCTAACACAGCAATGGCTGTTGCGAGAGCAAAGGAAAGTTCCTGAACGGGAGTAGCCCCTGCTTCTTGTAAGTGATAAGAACAAATGTTAGATGGATTCCATTTTGGAATATTGTGTAAACAATACTCATACATATCCACGATGATTTTCATGGAATCTTTTGGAGGATAAATGTAGGTTCCACGTGCTAAGTATTCTTTGATGAGATCGTTCTGAGTGGTTCCGTTTAGTTTTTCCAAAGGAACTCCACGTTCTTCCGCAAGGGCTACATATAGCGAAAGTAACCACATGGAGGTTCCATTGATGGTCATGGAAGTGTTCATCTCTTCGATCGGGATTTGGTCGAATAAAATGCGAAAGTCTTCGAGTGAGTTGATGGGAACTCCCACCTTTCCGATTTCTGGGCGTGATACCTCGTGGTCGGAACTATAACCACACTGTGTGGGGAGATCAAATGCAATGGAAAGCCCTGTTTGGCCTTTAGAGAGGTTCTTTCTGTACAACTCATTGGAGGCTTTTGCATTGGTATGCCCAGCATAGGTCCTAAAAATCCACGGTTTGTCAGGTTTTCCCTGCCCATTCTCGTCCACGAGAAGGTATTCTTTTTTTTCGGCGGACATTCTTTGCCTCGTTTTATAAATTCTATGTATAATTGAAAATCTTCTGGAATATTTTCACCTAAAAATTTATACAGGACTAGGCAAATTGAGCCTTTTCCAAGATGCGAGACCCAAAACCTTTTTCACCACTTCCTTTCCTTTTTAGCATCTTACTCTTAAGTTTGGGCCTTGCTCTGTTCTCTTATTTTAGACCTTTCCCTACAACAGAAACCGAATGGGAGTTTTTGGCCAATATTAAGGCCGCTGTGGAAGAGGGGGGACTTATTTCTTCTCGGGAGCCGCTGGCCATCTGGTTTGTTGTGGCTTGGAAAAAACTCTTTGGGATGAATTATATTCCATCCTTTCTTGTGTTAGCTGGTCTTTTTTACAGTCTTTTCCTTCATTTGTTTATGTTACTGCTTCGTTCAACAGAGTGGAAACGTAATCACTACCTTTTGGTGTATCTTGCTGCCTTTTTGCCGTTTTCGTATGGATTTCCCACTTCCTATTTTACGGAAACACTTTGTCTTGTGTTTCTACTTTTGGTATTTTTAACATTTCGATTGGAAAAGATGACAGACCTTCTTGTTTTTCCTACGTTTACAGCGCTTGCATTCTTTTCTAGTTTCATTATGTTTTATTTGGGTTTTACCTTCTTTGTGGTTTTTACAGGAATTCGTGGATCAAGGAAAGCCGCTCAAAAAACATCTGTGTTTTATAAAAAGAAAAATGTTCCATTTTTGTTTTTACTTGGGTATCTTGGCTTTTTTATTCTTTCCCTCATTTACTTTTCGTACGCAGATTTTTTTGGACCAAACTCCATTAGTTTTTTATTCAAAACTTGGTACACATCTGCTTTGTTAATCCTCTTACCACTGGTTGTGCTTGGGATTGGACATGTTTTATTAAAAACAGAAAAAGAATTAAATACCGTCACGGCTTCCATTGTGATCGTTGTCTCCATTGCCGTTTCCATTTATTTTATATTCAAAAATCTAAATGCTTCTGAGAAAGAACCTTGGGAACTCCAATCTAAAAATTTGACCAAAGCCTTTGGACAAGCTCTTATTTTAAAATCAGATCCCATCTACTTACCAAAAGAATTTTCTTTTGCCTTTTATTTTCAGACGGGAACCAAAACCAAATATATGCGAGAAGAAACGGTAACTGATAAATCGTTTTTGTATGTAGATGGGATTTGGAACCAAGATATTCAATTGGTTCAGAAATCTGGACTCTTTCGAAGAAGCCAAAGAGCATTTGCGATCGTACCCATCAGTGAAGATGATGTTCTCATCCAAAGAGCCACAGCCGAAAAAATTAAAAATGAAAAAAGTTTGAACTTTATTGTGAAAAAAGTGGACGAAGCATGGTCGATCACTCCCACAAAACGTCCGTTTGATCTTTATACTGCCGGATTACAGAAAAAATTTGGGTATTTAACTTTCTATTAAAACAGATTACGAACTAAAGTCTTTGTAGTATCGTTTGACTTTGTTCACGTAATTTTGTGTTTCTTCGTAAGGAGGAATGCCTTTGTAACGTTTCACTGCTCCAGGGCCTGCATTATAAGCTGCGATTGCTTTTTCTGGGTCTTTAAATTCTTTCATTAGCCCCTTTAAAAATTTTACTCCGCCACCAATATTCTCCTCCGGGTCAAAAGGATCATTCACTCCGAGTGATCCTGCTGTTTCTGGCATGAGTTGCATAAGACCCATGGCTCCTTTCGGAGATACAGCATTTGGTTTGAATCCAGATTCCGCTTTGACCATCGCCTTAACTAAGTTAGGGTCCATTCCCTGGGCTTTCGCAATGGATTCAATCGTTCCCAAAATATCGGTTGGTTTGTTTTTTGTATCGGCTTGGAAGGAAACCGGAATTTTGGATCCAATTTCTTCGGGGAAGGGAAGGGAAATCCCTTCTCCATTTAGGTTCGAAGTTTGAACAGGTAACGAATCCTGGGCTTTCGAGCGGTTCCATTCCCTTTCTAAAACATCGGGAAAGGAAACAAGAGATTTGGGATTTTCTGAAAGTTTGGAAAGGGATTCCATCCGGTTCAAAACAGAAGATACAGAAGGGATGTCCGTTAGTCTCACATACTAAGGATCGACCTTATTTGGAAAAACTGAAGAAAAAAATATGTCTCATTAGCCCACTGCCGGGTTGATGGACTGCAAATCCTTCAGGGAAAGTGGTTTCACTAAATATCCTTTTACATTTTTGAATTCTTCTGATCTGGCTTTGTCAGTTGGGTCAATGGAGGAGGTTAAAATGTAGATTGGAAGTTTGGCGTATTTGGGGTGTTTGCTGATGGCTCGTAAAAATTCCCATCCATCCATAATGGGCATGTTCAAATCTAAAAATAACATATCAGGATCGGCCGAACCAGCAAGCAGGGCATTCAACGCTTCCTCTCCGTTTTGAAAGCCATGGATTTCGTCTGCAAAAGAGAACTTTTCCATCAAAGTTTTGATGAGAAATGTTGTAATCACATCATCTTCAACTAGGTATACCATACTTAATTGTTTCATAAATTACGGATAGATCCGAGCGTATTTTTCTAAAAATTTGAAAAGAAAGCAACAAATAAACGATCCCTAAAGTGTATGGGGTGAGGTGAGAATTTCGGGTCGAAGGATCTCTTTCAGTTTTTTTTCTTCTAACAAACCAAGTTCCAAAACAATGGATTCGACAGGTCGATTTTCTAAGAGTGCTTTTTTCGCAACAAGGGTAGCATTTTCATACCCAATGTATGGATTCAAAGCGGTTGCAAGGCCTGCAGAAGTTTTGGCTCGGGATTCAAGTAATTCTCGGTTTGCTGTGATTCCCACGATGCAGTTGAGTTCTAAAGTTTTACAACCAGCTGTTAGATGTTCAATACTTTTAAATAAACTATGGGCAATGATTGGTTCAAAAGCATTCAGTTGCAATTGGCCTGCCTCAGCTGCCAATGTAATCGTGATATCGTTTCCAATGACTTCAAAAGCAATTTGATTGACCACTTCTGGAATGATTGGATTTACTTTTCCTGGCATAATGGAAGAACCTGCGGCTTTGGCTGGCAAATTAATTTCGTTAAATCCACCTTGCGGGCCACTGGAAAGTAAACGTAGGTCATTACATATTTTGGATAACTTAGTCGCAATTCGTTTGAGTACACCAGATAACTGAACAAAGGCGCCTGTGTCCTGTGTGGCTTCAATTAAGTTTGGAGCTGCAATCAAACTCAGGCCAGTTTCATTTGATAAAATATCTGTGACAATCTGCGAATAACGAATGTCAGTGTTGATTCCTGTCCCAATCGCTGTAGCACCTAAATTGATTTCTCCAATGAGGGATGTGGCTTCCTTCAATCGACTTATATCTTCACCTAACATAACATCGTAAGTGGAAAACTCTTGGCCGAGTGTCATGGGGACGGCATCTTGTAATTGAGTTCTCCCTATTTTTAATATATCTTTGAATTCTTCTGATTTTCTGCGAAAAGCCAATTGGAGTTCTTCCATCGCCGCAAGTAAACCTTTCATGGCAAATACCGCTGCTACTTTGATTGAAGTAGGGTATACGTCGTTTGTACTTTGTGACATATTGACTTCATTTAATGGATGCAAATGAGAATAGTCTCCCTTGGCGAAACCTGCCATCTCGAGTGCAATGTTTGTGATCACTTCATTGGC is a genomic window of Leptospira bourretii containing:
- a CDS encoding lytic transglycosylase domain-containing protein, with the translated sequence MRLTDIPSVSSVLNRMESLSKLSENPKSLVSFPDVLEREWNRSKAQDSLPVQTSNLNGEGISLPFPEEIGSKIPVSFQADTKNKPTDILGTIESIAKAQGMDPNLVKAMVKAESGFKPNAVSPKGAMGLMQLMPETAGSLGVNDPFDPEENIGGGVKFLKGLMKEFKDPEKAIAAYNAGPGAVKRYKGIPPYEETQNYVNKVKRYYKDFSS
- a CDS encoding response regulator, whose translation is MVYLVEDDVITTFLIKTLMEKFSFADEIHGFQNGEEALNALLAGSADPDMLFLDLNMPIMDGWEFLRAISKHPKYAKLPIYILTSSIDPTDKARSEEFKNVKGYLVKPLSLKDLQSINPAVG
- a CDS encoding aspartate ammonia-lyase, translating into MTKPTRREHDLLGERDLPADVYWGIHTLRALENYPITGKTIGTYPDLVRALAYIKKASAKANQELGQLTNETTQMITTACDRILNGEFHSEFVVDVIQGGAGTSTNMNANEVITNIALEMAGFAKGDYSHLHPLNEVNMSQSTNDVYPTSIKVAAVFAMKGLLAAMEELQLAFRRKSEEFKDILKIGRTQLQDAVPMTLGQEFSTYDVMLGEDISRLKEATSLIGEINLGATAIGTGINTDIRYSQIVTDILSNETGLSLIAAPNLIEATQDTGAFVQLSGVLKRIATKLSKICNDLRLLSSGPQGGFNEINLPAKAAGSSIMPGKVNPIIPEVVNQIAFEVIGNDITITLAAEAGQLQLNAFEPIIAHSLFKSIEHLTAGCKTLELNCIVGITANRELLESRAKTSAGLATALNPYIGYENATLVAKKALLENRPVESIVLELGLLEEKKLKEILRPEILTSPHTL